In the Phaseolus vulgaris cultivar G19833 chromosome 7, P. vulgaris v2.0, whole genome shotgun sequence genome, one interval contains:
- the LOC137827887 gene encoding LOW QUALITY PROTEIN: aminodeoxychorismate synthase, chloroplastic (The sequence of the model RefSeq protein was modified relative to this genomic sequence to represent the inferred CDS: deleted 1 base in 1 codon), translating into MNSSSLRLFSSELTCPASESMQYANGNFLLSRASLRVSCFIKKGGDVGVSNRDGRNVSAAVSCQLMHSHKEESYERKRRLQVPLQKADFVRTLLIDNYDSYTYNIYQELSVINGVPPVVIQNDEWTWEELCHYLYEENAFDNIVISPGPGSPACPEDIGICLQLLLKCWDIPILGVCLGHQALGYVHGAQIVHASEPIHGRLSEVEHNGCQLFHDIPSGRNYGFKAVRYHSLVIDSISLPKELIPIAWTSSTSTLPFIGSKDFGKSNTHEAQTDPSIFVDPFLAKVGNGSSNRFDYGNTRSTRVVMGIRHSTRPHYGVQFHPESVATCYGSQIFKNFRDITDDYWLRFKSSFKEKRAYSDVFKRNRLYREVSRSISAENNAEDQFKKNSSRERHLEYNKAEVKHLEMSNMVNTHHATTGYTCLKLKWRKFGHLAGQVGGAESIFCELFGHETENTFWLDSSSTEKGRARFSFMGGKGGSLWKQLTFRLSHQSDGSSKGGGYLSLEDCQGSTETIFLKEGFLDFLNKELLSYRYDKNEYEGLPFDFHGGYVGYIGYDLKVECGVKSNCHKSKTPDACFFFADNLVVIDHKNDDVYILAIHEESSSVTQWLDDTEEKLLNLDGSVKMPLGKHDSHSLTLSSSKPGFAAEKSREQYIEDVKKCLNYIKDGESYELCLTTQMRKPIKELNSLGLYLHLRERNPAPYAAWLNFSKEDLCICCSSPERFLQLDRKNTLEAKPIKGTIARGATKEEDEQLKLKLQFSEKDQAENLMIVDLLRNDLGRVCDPGSVHVPRLMDVESYATVHTMVSTICGKKRSDVSAVDCVKAAFPGGSMTGAPKLRSMELLDSIESCSRGIYSGSIGFFSYNQTFDLNIVIRTVIIHESEASIGAGGAIVALSNPDDEYEEMVLKAKAPSRAVLHFD; encoded by the exons ATGAATTCGTCGTCTTTGCGTTTGTTTTCTTCCGAGCTCACATGTCCTGCGAGTGAATCCATGCAATACGCGAATGGGAACTTTCTTCTGTCCAGAGCATCGTTAAGGGTTTCTTGTTTTATTAAGAAAGGTGGTGATGTGGGAGTTTCTAATCGTGATGGAAGGAACGTGAGCGCAGCGGTTTCTTGCCAATTGATGCATAGCCACAAAGAGGAGTCGTATGAAAGAAAGAGAAGGCTGCAGGTGCCTCTACAAAAGGCAGATTTTGTGAGGACATTGTTGATTGACAACTATGACAGTTACACTTACAATATATACCAGGAACTTTCTGTTATTAATGGAG TCCCTCCTGTGGTGATCCAAAATGACGAGTGGACGTGGGAAGAACTTTGTCATTACTTGTATGAAGAAAATGCTTTTGATAACATTGTAATATCACCTGGACCTGGTTCTCCAGCATGCCCGGAAGATATAG GCATTTGTCTTCAGCTGTTGCTTAAATGCTGGGATATTCCTATTCTGGGTGTTTGCCTAGGACACCag GCATTAGGATATGTGCATGGAGCTCAAATAGTCCATGCATCTGAACCAATCCATGGTCGTTTGAG TGAAGTTGAGCACAATGGCTGCCAGCTTTTTCATGATATACCTTCTGGTAGAAATTATGGTTTCAAG GCGGTTCGATATCATTCACTGGTTATAGATTCTATATCACTTCCCAAAGAGCTCATTCCAATAGCATGGACCTCTTCCACTAGCACACTTCCATTTATTGGGTCCAAAGATTTTGGCAAGTCCAACACTCATGAAGCTCAAACAGATCCAAGCATTTTCGTTGACCCCTTTTTAGCTAAAGTAGGAAATGGAAGTTCAAACCGTTTTGATTATGGAAATACTAGAAGTACAAGAGTTGTTATGGGAATCCGGCATTCTACAAGACCACACTATGGTGTGCAG TTTCATCCAGAAAGTGTTGCAACCTGCTACGGAAGTCAAATATTCAAGAATTTTAGAGATATTACAGACGATTATTGGCTGAGATTTAAGTCATCTTTCAAGGAAAAACGTGCATATTCTGATG TTTTCAAGCGTAATAGACTCTACAGAGAGGTTAGCAGAAGTATTAGTGCAGAGAACAATGCAGAGGATCAGTTCAAAAAAAATAGTTCACGC GAGAGACATTTGGAATATAATAAAGCTGAGGTGAAGCATTTAGAAATGTCCAACATGGTAAATACTCATCATGCAACCACTGGTTATACATGTTTGAAGTTGAAATGGAGGAAATTTGGTCACTTGGCTGGTCAAGTTGGTGGAGCAGAAAGTATATTTTGTGAGTTGTTTGGACATGAAACTGAAAACACCTTTTGGTTGGATAGTTCCTCCACAGAGAAG GGAAGAGCACGCTTTTCATTTATGGGAGGAAAAGGCGGATCACTTTGGAAGCAGTTAACGTTCAGATTGTCTCATCAAAG TGATGGGAGTTCAAAAGGCGGTGGTTATTTGTCATTGGAAGATTGTCAAGGTTCTACGGAAACGATATTTTTGAAAGAAggttttcttgattttttgaACAAG GAGCTTTTATCATATCGTTATGATAAAAATGAATATGAAGGCCTACCATTTGACTTTCACGGTGGATATGTTGGTTACATTGG GTATGACCTCAAAGTAGAATGTGGTGTCAAATCTAACTGTCACAAATCTAAAACTCCAGATGCATGTTTTTTCTTTGCTGATAATCTTGTAGTCATTGACCACAAAAATGACGATGTTTACATATTGGCTATACACGAAGAAAGTTCAAGTGTTACACAGTGGTTGGACGACACAGAGGAGAAACTTCTGAACTTAGATGGCTCTGTGAAAATGCCTTTGGGAAAACATGACTCTCATTCTTTAACACTTTCCTCAAGTAAGCCTGGTTTTGCTGCTGAAAAATCTAGAGAGCAGTACATTGAGGATGTTAAGAAGTGTCTAAACTACATTAAAGATGGAGAAAGCTATGAGTTATGCCTCACAACTCAGATGAGGAAACCAATTAAGGAATTAAATTCTCTTGGCCTGTATCTGCATTTGAGAGAAAGGAATCCAGCTCCATATGCTGCTTGGCTTAATTTTTCAAAGGAGGACCTGTGTATTTGCTGTTCTTCTCCCGAGAGGTTCCTGCAGTTGGATAGGAAGAATACACTAGAAGCTAAGCCCATCAAGGGTACAATAGCTCGTGGTGCTACGAAAGAGGAAGATGAAcaactcaaattaaaattacaattcaG CGAAAAGGATCAGGCTGAAAACCTGATGATTGTTGACCTTCTAAGGAATGACCTTGGTCGTGTATGTGATCCTGGTTCTGTTCATGTGCCGCGTCTCATGGATGTGGAATCATATGCAACTGTTCACACAATGGTGAGTACAATTTGTGGGAAGAAGCGGTCAGATGTTAGTGCTGTAGACTGCGTCAAAGCTGCATTTCCCGGTGGTTCAATGACAGGTGCACCTAAGTTGAGATCAATGGAACTTCTTGATTCTATTGAAAGTTGTTCACGGGGTATATACTCAGGCAGTATTGGATTTTTTTCCTACAACCAGACATTTGATCTAAATATTGTCATAAGAACAGTCATTATACATGAGAGTGAAGCCTCAATAGGGGCTGGAGGGGCAATTGTTGCTCTGTCAAACCCTGACGACGAGTATGAAGAGATGGTCTTGAAAGCAAAAGCCCCATCAAGGGCTGTGCTGCATTTTGATTAG
- the LOC137829019 gene encoding uncharacterized protein — translation MTWQRQWWEAKKWLSIEEKVMVEDMAKNSVKPRNILLTMKERNEKNVTTIKQIYNAMTIHRRSQQGFVSRYALNLISEELDRVKSVGFDKRSFEDIATEQSSFELSIDKEFEVIAKRFKELDVAGYHPYIVDVVDVKADGHCGYRVVAAQLGKGEDSWAVARTNKWMKIPDMGYVIANRYNVILVSLSMLQSLSIFPLRTQAPSNFRHHRIIAIGHVHGNHFVQLLELSYTIMEAIFGCQNPVLNQEPANEHIRKSQWCLRMSISGSHSGACG, via the exons ATGACTTGGCAGAGACAATGGTGGGAAGCCAAGAAATGGTTAAGTATAGAGGAAAAGGTTATGGTTGAGGATATGGCTAAAAATTCAGTGAAGCcaagaaatattttactaaccATGAAAGAAAGAAATGAGAAGAATGTGACGACAATTAAGCAGATTTATAATGCAATGACTATTCACCGAAGATCACAACAAG GTTTTGTGTCTAGATATGCTTTGAACCTTATTTCGGAAGAGCTTGATAGGGTTAAATCAGTGGGGTTTGATAAAAGAAG CTTTGAAGATATTGCAACTGAACAATCTTCATTTGAGTTGTCAATTGATAAAGAGTTTGAGGTCATCGCGAAGCGGTTCAAAGAGTTGGATGTTGCAG GGTATCATCCATACATTGTTGATGTTGTCGACGTTAAAGCTGATGGCCATTGTGGGTACCGTGTTGTTGCTGCCCAGTTGGGAAAGGGAGAGGATTCATGGGCTGTT GCAAGAACAAATAAGTGGATGAAAATTCCAGACATGGGATATGTTATTGCAAATCGGTATAATGTCATTCTTGTTTCTTTGTCCATGTTACAATCATTGAGTATTTTTCCTTTAAGAACTCAAGCACCAAGTAACTTCCGTCATCACCGAATCATTGCAATTGGGCATGTCCACGGAAATCATTTTGTGCAG CTTTTGGAGCTGTCCTACACAATTATGGAAGCCATCTTCGGATGTCAAAATCCGGTATTGAATCAGGAGCCTGCGAATGAGCATATCCGGAAGTCACAATGGTGCCTGCGGATGAGCATATCCGGAAGTCACAGTGGTGCCTGCGGATGA